The following coding sequences are from one Candidatus Desulfofervidus auxilii window:
- a CDS encoding diguanylate cyclase, producing the protein MKNNKAFLFISEKDKNFLKNCLKELGYQPQFCEKEIYFLEKLYASPPNLIILDLDCNSSFFETIKIIKSSPIFLEVPLIVLCSLEKLENINWEDINLDDFLVKPFKKIEFIKRLDLAKIRASRILDANPLTKLPGNTTIISKIQQLIARNQDFALGYVDLNHFKAYNDRYGFVRGDEVIKLLARIITNVISNIPGETFVGHIGGDDFVFIVPPEEAEKVAKQIIEYFDQIIPSFYDQEDRKKGIIISKDRKGNLQKFPLMTLAIAIVRNWGNYRLKHYGQAIKVITELKKWAKKDRSKSTYVMERRSSPE; encoded by the coding sequence ATGAAAAATAATAAAGCTTTTTTGTTTATTTCCGAAAAAGATAAAAATTTTTTAAAAAATTGCTTAAAGGAGCTCGGATATCAACCACAATTTTGCGAAAAAGAAATCTATTTTTTAGAAAAACTTTATGCTTCACCACCAAATCTTATTATTTTAGATTTAGATTGTAATTCATCTTTTTTTGAAACTATTAAAATAATTAAAAGTTCTCCTATTTTTTTAGAAGTTCCCCTTATTGTTTTATGTTCTTTAGAAAAATTAGAAAATATCAATTGGGAAGATATAAATCTAGATGATTTTCTTGTTAAACCTTTTAAAAAAATAGAGTTTATAAAACGTCTTGATTTAGCAAAAATTAGAGCTTCTCGTATCTTGGATGCAAATCCTTTAACTAAACTTCCTGGCAATACAACAATTATTTCTAAAATTCAACAACTTATTGCTCGCAATCAAGACTTTGCTTTAGGGTACGTAGATTTGAATCATTTTAAAGCTTATAATGATAGATACGGTTTTGTGCGAGGAGATGAGGTAATAAAGCTTCTTGCTCGAATAATTACAAATGTAATTAGCAATATTCCAGGAGAGACATTTGTTGGTCACATTGGGGGCGATGACTTTGTCTTTATTGTTCCGCCAGAAGAAGCAGAAAAAGTAGCTAAACAAATTATTGAATATTTTGATCAAATTATACCTTCTTTTTATGATCAAGAAGATAGAAAAAAAGGAATTATTATTTCAAAAGATAGAAAAGGAAACTTACAAAAATTTCCCCTTATGACACTTGCCATTGCTATTGTGCGCAATTGGGGGAATTATCGTCTTAAACATTATGGTCAAGCAATAAAGGTAATTACAGAATTAAAAAAATGGGCTAAGAAGGATCGAAGTAAAAGTACTTATGTTATGGAACGTCGGTCATCTCCTGAGTAA
- the rfaE2 gene encoding D-glycero-beta-D-manno-heptose 1-phosphate adenylyltransferase — protein MSRDKIISWEQLKEEVKKWQTSGLKVVFTNGCFDLLHIGHIRYLQAAKNYGDKLIVAINSDRSVREIKGERRPIISENERAEIVAALACVDRVVIFDEPTPLSLINFLQPDVLVKGTDWPEEKIVGREVVLDKGGKIIRIPIVEGISTTEIIKKILKRYK, from the coding sequence ATGAGCAGGGATAAGATCATCTCATGGGAGCAACTTAAAGAAGAAGTGAAAAAATGGCAAACATCTGGTTTAAAAGTAGTTTTTACTAATGGTTGTTTTGATCTTTTGCATATTGGTCATATCCGTTATCTTCAGGCTGCAAAAAATTACGGTGATAAACTTATTGTGGCAATAAACAGTGATCGTTCTGTAAGAGAAATAAAGGGTGAAAGGCGCCCTATTATCTCAGAAAATGAAAGGGCTGAAATAGTAGCTGCTTTAGCCTGTGTAGATAGAGTGGTAATTTTTGATGAACCTACACCACTCTCTTTAATCAATTTTTTGCAACCAGATGTATTGGTAAAGGGTACGGACTGGCCAGAAGAAAAAATTGTTGGTAGAGAAGTAGTTTTGGACAAAGGTGGTAAGATTATAAGAATACCCATTGTTGAAGGAATTTCTACAACAGAAATTATCAAAAAGATCCTTAAAAGATATAAATAA
- a CDS encoding ComF family protein, with protein MSNLLDFFFPCLCPSCGQKVERETLFCSDCFSSLKFITPPFCYICGRPFTIRDLSSHICGNCLRKKPFFKAARAVFSYTEPVKKAIIQFKFQNNTDLASLFVKEILFHLKDFIEKIDPTLIIPVPLHLKRLRERGYNQCLLLAKKIAKVLDVPCDFKVLKKIKATPPQVGLSLAERYKNIKGSFAVIKPDYIKKKRILLIDDVFTTGSTVNECAKILMKAGAEGVWVITLARTTEF; from the coding sequence GTGTCAAATCTATTAGACTTCTTTTTTCCTTGTCTTTGTCCTAGCTGTGGTCAAAAAGTAGAAAGAGAAACTCTTTTTTGCTCAGATTGTTTTTCTTCTTTAAAATTTATTACTCCACCTTTTTGTTATATTTGTGGTCGCCCTTTTACTATTAGAGATTTATCCAGCCATATTTGTGGTAATTGTCTAAGAAAAAAACCTTTCTTTAAAGCAGCTAGAGCTGTTTTTAGCTATACTGAGCCAGTAAAAAAAGCAATTATTCAATTTAAGTTTCAAAATAATACAGATTTAGCTAGTTTGTTTGTTAAAGAAATTTTATTTCACCTAAAAGATTTTATTGAAAAAATAGATCCAACATTAATAATACCTGTTCCTCTTCATTTAAAAAGACTTCGAGAAAGAGGATATAATCAATGTCTTTTACTAGCTAAAAAAATAGCAAAAGTTTTAGATGTTCCTTGTGATTTTAAAGTTTTAAAAAAGATAAAAGCTACACCACCTCAAGTAGGTCTTTCTTTGGCTGAAAGATATAAAAATATAAAAGGGAGTTTTGCTGTTATTAAACCAGATTATATAAAAAAGAAGAGAATATTACTTATTGATGATGTCTTTACTACAGGTAGTACTGTTAATGAGTGTGCTAAAATATTAATGAAGGCAGGAGCAGAAGGTGTATGGGTAATTACATTGGCGAGGACGACTGAGTTTTAA
- a CDS encoding site-specific DNA-methyltransferase, whose amino-acid sequence MNEIEGRNIKIEANTDNMELKTKERKIFFETKEGNIKIIHDDFLTTNLIKKNSIDLIITSPPYNVDIHYNSFQDDIPYEKYLEFTEKWLKKAFTLTKTDGRICLNIPLDKSKGRKGAGFQTVYADIVNIAKKVGWKYFSTIIWNEGNISRRTAWGSWLSARAPYVIAPVEVIIIFYKEKWQKIRNGKSDITRNEFMEWTNGLWTFSGESKKKVGHPAPFPVELPKRCIKLFSFVGDTVLDPFLGSGSTLIACALLNRKGIGVEIDKNYCKLAKNRLIKEANIYQKKLWSD is encoded by the coding sequence ATGAATGAAATAGAAGGAAGAAATATAAAGATAGAAGCAAATACAGACAACATGGAACTGAAAACCAAAGAAAGGAAAATATTTTTTGAAACAAAAGAAGGGAATATTAAAATAATTCATGATGATTTCTTAACAACAAATTTGATTAAGAAAAATTCAATTGATTTAATAATAACTTCTCCTCCATATAATGTAGATATTCATTATAATTCATTTCAAGATGATATTCCTTATGAAAAATATCTTGAATTTACAGAAAAATGGTTGAAAAAAGCATTTACTTTGACAAAAACAGATGGGAGAATATGCCTAAATATACCCTTGGATAAAAGCAAAGGTAGAAAAGGAGCAGGATTTCAAACTGTTTATGCTGATATAGTGAATATTGCTAAAAAAGTAGGCTGGAAATATTTTTCAACTATAATATGGAATGAAGGGAATATATCAAGAAGAACCGCTTGGGGTTCTTGGCTTAGTGCAAGGGCACCCTATGTAATTGCTCCTGTAGAGGTTATTATTATCTTCTATAAAGAAAAGTGGCAGAAAATAAGAAATGGAAAATCTGATATAACAAGGAATGAATTTATGGAATGGACTAATGGTTTATGGACATTTTCAGGAGAGAGTAAGAAAAAAGTTGGACATCCTGCCCCTTTTCCTGTTGAATTGCCCAAAAGATGTATTAAGCTTTTCAGTTTTGTAGGTGATACTGTATTAGACCCATTTTTAGGAAGTGGAAGTACTTTAATTGCATGTGCATTGCTGAATAGAAAAGGAATAGGGGTGGAGATAGACAAAAATTATTGTAAATTAGCTAAAAATAGATTGATAAAGGAAGCAAATATATACCAGAAAAAGTTATGGAGTGATTAA
- the proC gene encoding pyrroline-5-carboxylate reductase, producing the protein MVGFIGGGVMGEAIIKGLIKAKKVRANEICVSDLREKRLNYLEKKYKVKILKNNIELVKQCEVIILAVKPQDVQKVLEEIQKVFTKNHLLISIAAGITTRFLETYLPKEVPVIRVMPNTPAIALVAMSALTQGTWATEEHLKIAKSFFEAIGDTVIVPEKWMDAVTGLSGSGPAYVAVFIEALADGGVKMGLPRDIALKLALQTVFGTAKLLKETGWHPAQLKDMVSSPGGTTIAGLHVIEKNSFRGILIETVEKATKHAQTLGG; encoded by the coding sequence ATGGTTGGTTTTATTGGTGGTGGTGTTATGGGTGAGGCAATAATTAAAGGGTTAATTAAAGCAAAAAAGGTTAGAGCAAATGAAATTTGTGTTTCAGATTTAAGAGAAAAAAGATTAAATTATTTAGAAAAAAAATATAAGGTAAAAATTTTAAAAAATAATATAGAGCTTGTAAAACAATGTGAAGTTATAATCCTTGCCGTAAAGCCACAAGATGTACAAAAAGTTCTTGAAGAAATACAAAAAGTTTTTACAAAAAATCATTTACTCATTTCTATTGCTGCTGGCATTACTACACGTTTTTTAGAAACATATTTGCCAAAGGAAGTTCCAGTAATAAGGGTTATGCCCAATACACCAGCTATTGCCTTAGTAGCTATGAGTGCTTTAACTCAAGGTACTTGGGCAACAGAAGAACATTTAAAAATAGCTAAATCTTTTTTTGAAGCCATTGGAGACACAGTTATTGTACCAGAAAAATGGATGGATGCAGTAACAGGTTTAAGTGGAAGTGGTCCTGCTTATGTGGCTGTGTTTATAGAAGCATTAGCAGATGGAGGAGTAAAGATGGGGTTACCTCGCGATATTGCTTTAAAATTGGCTTTACAAACAGTTTTTGGTACTGCTAAATTGCTTAAGGAAACAGGATGGCACCCAGCACAGTTAAAAGATATGGTTAGTTCACCTGGAGGAACAACTATTGCTGGTCTTCATGTTATAGAAAAAAATAGTTTTAGAGGAATTTTAATAGAAACAGTAGAAAAAGCTACAAAACATGCTCAAACCCTAGGTGGTTAA
- a CDS encoding BsaWI family type II restriction enzyme: protein MRRGFKCKKEVLEVLKQGYDDIVMSRFQGNLLEALKNFDSLAENSLRNILRRYYPNQRSQDQAWKTCKGSLYEYAVFKYIQNIVKNDKMLRDKITVMIGEEALILHKDQIAIRNWCDIFPDVDILIIKKKTNSVIAILSCKTSLRERLTETAFWKRELEKRRNMTEIKLVFVTTDKDNELRTETNRYILLHVVDYTFITDPEKYDRLIGTYEKKYGNRDDFHELLKRIKFIDEIEEFIHYLLNRRNNQVY from the coding sequence GTGAGACGAGGATTTAAGTGTAAAAAAGAGGTATTGGAAGTACTAAAACAAGGTTACGATGATATAGTAATGAGCAGATTCCAAGGAAATTTATTGGAGGCGCTCAAAAATTTTGATTCATTAGCTGAAAATAGCCTCCGGAATATCCTTAGAAGATATTACCCAAATCAAAGAAGTCAAGATCAAGCATGGAAAACTTGTAAGGGTTCATTATATGAATATGCTGTTTTTAAATATATACAAAATATTGTGAAAAATGACAAAATGTTAAGAGATAAGATTACAGTCATGATTGGGGAAGAAGCCTTAATTCTACATAAAGACCAAATAGCCATCAGAAACTGGTGTGATATTTTTCCGGATGTAGATATTCTTATAATTAAGAAAAAGACCAATTCAGTAATAGCCATTTTATCATGCAAAACTAGTCTAAGAGAAAGATTAACAGAAACAGCTTTTTGGAAAAGGGAGCTTGAAAAAAGAAGAAATATGACAGAAATAAAGTTAGTTTTTGTAACTACGGATAAAGATAACGAGTTAAGAACAGAGACAAATCGTTATATTCTTTTACATGTGGTTGATTATACTTTTATAACAGACCCAGAAAAATATGATAGACTGATAGGAACCTACGAAAAGAAATACGGTAACCGAGATGATTTTCATGAGCTTCTTAAGAGAATTAAATTTATAGATGAAATAGAAGAATTTATCCATTATCTTTTAAATAGGAGAAACAATCAAGTATATTAA
- a CDS encoding TIGR00153 family protein produces the protein MRVPGLHTFVSCPFLKLLPFTDKIKEGMETLKLALHAYVDEDYRQFEIFSEKVSRIEHEADDMKREIRNSLPRGVFMPVDKFQFFSLIKELDHILDSAEDTVVWLTFKQGVVLKEIKQDFKNLLDVCIEAVLILSEAVYLMPRAVGFIKRDKDLVIKKIREVRQKEWESDQIAQGIIKAVFNLKVDCLTLHHLLETTKYIGDIADHAENAADIMRVMIAR, from the coding sequence ATGCGTGTTCCAGGCTTACATACATTTGTGAGTTGCCCATTTTTAAAATTACTTCCTTTTACTGATAAAATAAAAGAAGGTATGGAAACGCTTAAGCTAGCACTTCATGCTTATGTAGATGAGGACTACAGACAATTTGAAATATTTTCTGAAAAAGTAAGTCGAATTGAACATGAAGCAGATGATATGAAAAGAGAAATTAGAAATAGCCTTCCTCGTGGTGTATTTATGCCGGTGGATAAGTTTCAATTTTTCTCTCTAATTAAAGAACTTGATCATATTTTAGATAGTGCAGAAGACACAGTAGTGTGGCTTACTTTTAAGCAAGGAGTTGTACTTAAAGAAATCAAGCAAGACTTTAAAAATTTGTTAGATGTCTGTATTGAAGCTGTTTTAATTTTAAGTGAAGCCGTTTATCTTATGCCTAGAGCAGTCGGTTTTATCAAGAGGGATAAAGATTTAGTGATAAAAAAGATTAGAGAAGTAAGACAGAAAGAATGGGAATCTGACCAGATTGCTCAAGGAATAATTAAAGCAGTTTTTAATTTAAAAGTTGATTGTCTTACTCTTCATCATCTCCTTGAAACAACAAAATATATTGGCGACATTGCTGATCATGCTGAAAATGCAGCTGATATTATGCGAGTAATGATAGCTAGGTGA
- a CDS encoding inorganic phosphate transporter, with translation MEVEHSLFFLIGGFILGFAMAWNLGANDVANSMASAVGARAITIRQAMFIASLLTFIGATFIGSHVAETIRKGIIPFEAFSAHPEFIIIGSFSALFSASLWVFIATWMEMPVSSTHSIVGSLLGVGIVAGGFYAVNWAKVIGIIASWIISPFFSGILGFFLFIIIRKTVLEKEDPEKLTEIGPFFISLAMFIVSMSFLLKTPLGKRMNINTLYSCFISSGIAFLSALVGRRLIRNWMKKQRNNHVEKVFRKLQIFTSCYVALSQGANDVANAVGPLTVIYLFIKTGHVGAKVPIPIPLLAYGGLGIALGIITFGHRVIRTVGFRITELTNTRGFSIDVGTATTILLASKLGLPVSTTHAAVGAVIGIGLAKGFEAVDMKIIFKIILYWLITLPIVAITGMLVFKILLNIFT, from the coding sequence GTGGAAGTGGAACATTCTCTTTTTTTCCTTATAGGTGGCTTTATTCTAGGATTTGCCATGGCTTGGAATCTTGGGGCAAATGATGTAGCTAATTCCATGGCTTCTGCCGTTGGTGCCCGTGCTATTACCATTAGACAGGCAATGTTTATCGCTAGTCTTCTTACCTTTATTGGGGCTACCTTTATTGGCAGTCATGTGGCTGAAACTATTCGTAAGGGAATAATACCATTTGAAGCCTTCTCTGCCCATCCTGAATTTATTATTATTGGTTCCTTTTCAGCTCTTTTTTCAGCTAGTCTTTGGGTTTTTATTGCTACTTGGATGGAGATGCCTGTCTCTAGTACTCATTCTATCGTTGGATCTTTATTGGGAGTAGGCATTGTTGCTGGTGGTTTTTATGCTGTGAATTGGGCAAAGGTAATAGGGATAATAGCAAGCTGGATAATCTCTCCATTTTTCAGTGGAATATTAGGATTTTTTTTATTTATAATTATTCGTAAAACTGTTTTGGAAAAAGAGGATCCAGAAAAACTTACAGAAATAGGACCTTTTTTTATTAGCTTAGCTATGTTTATTGTCAGTATGTCATTTCTTCTAAAGACACCATTAGGTAAAAGAATGAATATAAATACACTTTATAGCTGTTTTATCTCTTCAGGTATTGCTTTTTTAAGCGCTTTAGTCGGACGACGGCTCATCCGCAATTGGATGAAAAAACAAAGAAACAATCATGTAGAAAAAGTATTTAGAAAACTTCAAATTTTTACTTCTTGTTATGTTGCTTTAAGTCAAGGTGCAAATGATGTGGCTAATGCTGTGGGGCCTCTTACTGTTATTTATTTATTTATAAAAACAGGACATGTAGGAGCTAAAGTACCCATTCCTATCCCTCTTTTAGCATATGGTGGTTTGGGTATTGCTCTTGGTATTATTACCTTTGGTCATAGAGTTATAAGGACAGTAGGATTTAGAATTACTGAGTTAACTAATACAAGAGGATTTTCTATAGATGTAGGTACAGCGACAACTATTCTTCTTGCTTCTAAACTGGGTCTACCAGTATCTACTACTCATGCAGCTGTTGGGGCTGTTATTGGTATAGGTTTGGCAAAAGGTTTTGAAGCAGTAGATATGAAAATTATATTTAAAATTATTCTTTATTGGTTAATCACCTTGCCTATTGTAGCAATAACAGGTATGCTAGTGTTTAAAATATTGTTAAATATTTTCACCTAG
- a CDS encoding valine--tRNA ligase, protein MGTKLLEKGYNPEKVEKKWYQHWIEKGLFKANLKEKKKVFSMVIPPPNVTGSLHMGHALNVTLQDILARYKKMDGYNVLWVPGTDHAGIATQNVVEKQLKKEGLTRHDLGRDGFIKRVWKWKEEYGHRIINQLKRLGCACDWSRERFTMDDGFSEAVREVFIQLYKEGLIYRGDYIINWCPRCQTALADLEVEHEEREGAFYYIRYLRADGNGYITVATTRPETLLGDTAVAVHPEDERYKDLEGVKVIIPVVKREVPIIFDDFVDKEFGTGALKVTPAHDPYDFEIGRKHNLPLVKVIDETGKMTEEAGPYAGLDRFECRKKILIDLEKQGLLEKIEPIKHSVGHCYRCKTIIEPLVSKQWFVKTKPLAEPAIKAVKEGKTRLIPSGWEKTYYEWMTNIRDWCISRQIWWGHRIPAWYCKECGEIIVEKEKPSNCPKCKSEKIIPETDVLDTWFSSALWPFGTLGWPKDTEELKIFYPTSVLVTGFDILFFWVARMMMMGLHFMKEVPFYDVYIHALVRDEKGEKMSKTKGNVIDPLDMVEKYGTDALRFTLVSLAAQGRDIRLSEKRIEGYRHFINKIWNAARFVLMNLEEDTMPIAEPKNSVDKWILSRLQTIIKKVRNNLDNYDFDKAAYILYHFFWHEFCDWYLEWIKPVLYQPKTIEEKKITQGVLLYTLSEILKLLHPFIPFVTEEIWQYLPHTKESIFKEEYPRPVTELEDKIAVEEMETMIGLVKTIRNMRGELNVSPSIKIEIIISPPNEGILRWIQKHEEPICRLAGIKEMNLSIKAKRPSYAAASVWEGIEIYMPLKDILDLHAEEKRLNKEIEKLVEELAFVTKKLANREFLNKAPKAVVEKEHEKAKILEERLQKLKANLERVRNIRQEIQD, encoded by the coding sequence ATGGGTACTAAGCTATTAGAAAAGGGTTATAATCCAGAAAAGGTAGAAAAAAAATGGTATCAACATTGGATAGAAAAAGGTTTATTTAAAGCTAATTTAAAAGAGAAAAAGAAAGTTTTTTCCATGGTTATCCCTCCACCAAATGTTACAGGCTCTTTGCATATGGGACATGCTTTAAATGTAACATTACAAGATATTCTTGCCCGTTATAAAAAAATGGATGGATACAATGTACTTTGGGTGCCTGGCACTGACCATGCCGGTATTGCCACTCAAAATGTAGTAGAAAAACAGCTAAAAAAAGAAGGGCTTACTCGTCACGATTTAGGTAGAGATGGATTTATTAAACGAGTTTGGAAATGGAAAGAAGAATATGGTCATCGCATTATTAATCAATTAAAGAGATTGGGATGTGCTTGTGATTGGAGCAGAGAACGTTTCACTATGGATGATGGATTTAGTGAAGCTGTAAGAGAAGTATTTATTCAACTTTATAAAGAAGGACTAATTTACCGAGGTGATTATATTATCAATTGGTGTCCAAGGTGTCAAACAGCATTAGCAGATTTAGAAGTTGAGCATGAAGAAAGAGAAGGTGCCTTTTATTATATACGTTATTTAAGGGCTGATGGAAATGGATATATTACAGTCGCTACAACCAGACCTGAAACCTTACTTGGTGATACAGCTGTAGCTGTACATCCAGAAGATGAAAGATATAAAGATTTGGAAGGAGTAAAAGTTATTATACCAGTAGTCAAAAGAGAAGTGCCTATTATTTTTGATGATTTTGTTGATAAAGAATTTGGTACTGGAGCACTTAAAGTGACACCTGCTCATGATCCCTATGATTTTGAAATAGGTCGTAAGCATAACTTACCTTTAGTGAAAGTAATAGATGAAACAGGAAAAATGACAGAAGAAGCAGGCCCTTATGCTGGCTTAGATAGGTTTGAATGTCGAAAAAAAATCTTAATTGATCTTGAAAAACAAGGTCTTTTAGAAAAAATAGAGCCTATTAAACATAGTGTAGGACATTGTTATCGTTGTAAAACTATTATTGAGCCATTGGTTTCGAAACAATGGTTTGTAAAAACAAAGCCCTTAGCAGAACCAGCTATAAAGGCAGTAAAAGAAGGTAAAACACGTCTAATACCAAGTGGTTGGGAAAAAACATATTATGAATGGATGACAAATATTAGAGATTGGTGTATTTCTCGACAGATCTGGTGGGGTCATAGGATTCCCGCTTGGTATTGTAAGGAGTGTGGAGAAATCATTGTAGAAAAAGAAAAACCATCAAATTGTCCAAAATGCAAATCAGAAAAAATTATACCTGAGACAGATGTTTTGGATACTTGGTTTAGCTCAGCTTTATGGCCGTTTGGAACTTTAGGTTGGCCAAAAGATACAGAGGAGTTGAAAATATTTTATCCTACTTCTGTTTTAGTAACAGGTTTTGATATCCTCTTTTTCTGGGTAGCAAGAATGATGATGATGGGACTCCATTTTATGAAAGAAGTCCCATTTTATGATGTCTATATTCATGCACTGGTAAGGGATGAGAAAGGAGAAAAAATGAGTAAGACTAAAGGAAATGTCATTGATCCCTTAGATATGGTAGAAAAATATGGAACAGATGCCTTAAGATTCACTTTAGTTTCATTGGCAGCCCAAGGGAGAGATATACGGCTTTCAGAAAAAAGGATAGAGGGTTATCGCCATTTTATTAATAAAATTTGGAATGCAGCCCGTTTTGTTTTAATGAATCTTGAAGAAGATACTATGCCTATAGCTGAACCAAAAAATTCAGTTGATAAATGGATTTTAAGCCGTCTTCAAACAATAATTAAAAAAGTAAGAAATAACCTAGACAATTATGATTTTGATAAAGCTGCTTATATTCTTTATCACTTTTTCTGGCATGAATTCTGCGATTGGTATTTAGAATGGATAAAGCCTGTTCTTTATCAACCTAAAACAATTGAAGAAAAAAAGATCACTCAAGGAGTGCTTTTATATACCTTAAGTGAAATCCTAAAATTGCTCCATCCTTTTATTCCTTTTGTAACAGAAGAAATTTGGCAATATTTACCTCATACAAAAGAAAGTATTTTCAAAGAAGAATATCCAAGACCAGTCACTGAACTTGAAGATAAAATTGCAGTGGAAGAAATGGAAACCATGATTGGTCTTGTAAAGACTATAAGAAATATGAGAGGAGAATTGAATGTTTCTCCTAGTATAAAAATTGAAATTATTATTTCCCCACCCAATGAAGGTATTTTAAGATGGATTCAAAAACATGAAGAACCTATTTGTCGTTTAGCTGGTATTAAAGAGATGAATTTAAGTATAAAGGCAAAAAGACCATCTTATGCAGCTGCTAGTGTCTGGGAAGGAATAGAAATTTATATGCCACTTAAAGACATCCTTGATTTACATGCTGAAGAGAAACGTTTAAATAAGGAGATAGAAAAATTAGTTGAAGAACTTGCCTTTGTTACCAAAAAACTAGCAAATAGAGAATTTTTAAATAAGGCACCAAAAGCTGTTGTAGAAAAAGAGCATGAAAAGGCAAAAATTTTAGAGGAGAGACTTCAAAAACTTAAAGCAAATTTAGAAAGGGTAAGAAATATCCGCCAAGAAATACAAGATTAA
- a CDS encoding HDOD domain-containing protein encodes MSANEKISKEALKEKVLEKLPTLPKVVQEAWKLMERPNVSPELISEVIGKDITLTAKILRLINSPFYGFPNRIGSLKHAIILLGFNTIRGLLISSVLFGEITPPLMRIWEHACECATTAGIIARQLNYKEADEITVAGLLHDMSKVVLKVYLPEIDAKIEIVKQKSLCLDYEAEKEVMGFAHDVINLWLAEQWHFPPSLTEALAYHHTVEKAKKYPQFAAIINLADVLIHVYRLTPGMEVIPEIHPKTYEILNIFPDFLFEIIRTMDRTLYNLEWRIDEK; translated from the coding sequence ATGTCAGCAAATGAAAAAATTTCAAAGGAAGCTTTAAAAGAAAAGGTTTTAGAAAAATTACCTACTTTACCAAAAGTAGTGCAAGAAGCTTGGAAATTGATGGAAAGGCCTAATGTTTCTCCTGAACTTATTAGTGAAGTGATTGGCAAAGATATTACTCTTACTGCTAAAATACTTCGGCTTATAAATTCCCCTTTTTATGGATTTCCTAACCGAATTGGCTCGTTAAAACACGCTATCATTCTTTTAGGTTTTAACACCATTAGAGGATTATTAATTAGCAGTGTACTTTTTGGTGAAATTACTCCTCCGCTTATGCGTATTTGGGAACATGCTTGTGAATGCGCTACTACTGCTGGTATTATTGCTAGACAACTCAATTATAAAGAGGCAGATGAAATTACAGTTGCTGGGTTATTACATGATATGAGCAAAGTAGTTTTAAAGGTCTATTTGCCAGAAATTGATGCTAAAATAGAAATTGTAAAACAAAAATCTCTATGTCTTGATTATGAAGCTGAAAAAGAGGTTATGGGATTTGCCCATGATGTTATTAATCTTTGGTTAGCTGAACAGTGGCATTTTCCTCCTAGTCTTACAGAAGCTTTAGCTTATCATCATACTGTGGAAAAGGCTAAAAAATATCCCCAATTTGCAGCTATTATTAATTTAGCTGATGTACTCATACATGTCTATCGCTTAACACCTGGTATGGAGGTTATTCCTGAAATTCATCCAAAAACATATGAAATTTTAAATATCTTTCCTGATTTTCTTTTTGAAATTATAAGAACTATGGATAGAACTTTATATAATCTTGAATGGAGAATAGATGAAAAATAA